In a single window of the Nicotiana tomentosiformis chromosome 8, ASM39032v3, whole genome shotgun sequence genome:
- the LOC138897506 gene encoding uncharacterized protein — translation MFELVSLTEECSARVQIKLPPKVKDPRSFTIPLSIGKKEVGRALCDLGASINLMPSFFCKQLGLGVLRPTTITLYLVDRSLVMPEGIIEDVLVRVGKFILPVDFIVLDYEVDEEVPIILGRPFLATGGAIIDVREGKLKMRVDDEEITFNVYMALKLPMHYDHLCMISVEESKGIKQSPYVNCSDPDGKLS, via the coding sequence ATGTTTGAATTAGTTTCACTTACTGAAGAGTGCAGTGCTAGAGTTCAGATTAAACTTCCTCCTAAGGTGAAGGATCCTAGGAGTTTCACAATTCCCCTGTCTATTGGGAAAAAAGAAGTTGGTAGAGCCCTGTGTGATTTAGGGGCTAGCATAAATTTGATGCCATCATTTTTTTGCAAACAACTAGGATTGGGGGTCCTTAGACCGACTACAATCACTTTATATTTGGTAGATAGGTCACTAGTGATGCCAGAAGGAATTATTGAGGATGTGTTAGTTCGAGTGGGAAAGTTTATTCTTCCTGTTGATTTTATTGTTCTTGATTACGAGGTAGATGAGGAAGTGCCCATTATTTTGGGGCGACCATTCTTAGCTACTGGTGGAGCGATTATTGATGTGAGGGAAGGGAAGTTGAAGATGAGAGTTGATGATGAGGAAATCACTTTTAATGTGTATATGGCACTTAAGCTCCCTATGCATTATGACCACTTGTGCATGATTAGTGTGGAGGAATCAAAGGGGATAAAGCAGAGCCCTTATGTGAACTGTAGTGATCCAGATGGGAAACTGAGTTAG